In Archocentrus centrarchus isolate MPI-CPG fArcCen1 chromosome 1, fArcCen1, whole genome shotgun sequence, the following proteins share a genomic window:
- the pi4k2b gene encoding phosphatidylinositol 4-kinase type 2-beta yields MMSECDPTETDTGEPVLDSGETAVPVLESNFRSIDPPKVLFDRNRIGLATGVNPGAAIRISDSCESVLTELETEGSGEETLLLPCLAGSSSSPRGVKEKRSRRNRHSSSSDKDALASPGTNSGDFNHFPDDPEFADIIQRAEQAIESGVFPERISQGSSGSYFVKDPKGKIIGVFKPKSEEPYGHLNPKWTKYFHKLCCPCCFGRGCLLPNQGYLSEAAASLVDTKLCLGVVPKTKVVYLASETFHYNAIDRAKSRGKKYALEKVPKVGRRFHRVGLPPKVGSFQLFVEGYREADYWLRRFEAEPLPENIRKQLQSQFERLVVLDYVIRNTDRGNDNWLIKYETPGEGEGQKDTEWPENSQDSCIKIAAIDNGLAFPFKHPDEWRAYPFHWAWLPQAKVPFSQETRDLVLSRLSDMNFVQDLCEDLYEMFKTDKGFDKTMFERQMSVMRGQVLNLTQALKDGKSPLQLVQMPRVVVERSRSGGQGRVVTLGNAFTQTFHCKRPFFSSW; encoded by the exons ATGATGTCAGAATGCGACCCGACAGAGACAGACACCGGCGAGCCCGTGTTGGACTCGGGGGAAACAGCGGTGCCCGTGCTGGAGTCTAACTTTCGTTCCATAGACCCTCCGAAGGTGTTGTTTGACAGGAACCGGATAGGTTTGGCAACTGGGGTGAACCCCGGTGCCGCCATACGCATTTCGGACTCTTGTGAAAGCGTGTTAACTGAGCTAGAGACGGAGGGCTCCGGCGAAGAGACGCTGCTGTTACCGTGCTTAGCAGGAAGCTCGTCGTCTCCGAGAGGTGTGAAAGAGAAGCGGAGCAGGCGGAACAGGCACAGCTCCTCGTCGGATAAAGATGCCTTGGCCTCCCCGG GTACAAACAGTGGAGATTTCAACCACTTCCCTGACGATCCTGAGTTTGCCGATATTATCCAAAGGGCAGAGCAAGCGATTGAAAGTGGCGTCTTTCCAGAGAGGATTTCACAGGGTTCCAGCGGGAGCTACTTTGTCAAAGACCCAAAAGGG aaaaTCATAGGTGTTTTCAAACCAAAGTCAGAGGAACCTTACGGTCATCTGAACCCAAAATGGACCAAATATTTTCATAAG CTCTGCTGTCCGTGTTGTTTTGGCCGAGGCTGCTTGTTACCTAACCAGGGTTACCTGTCAGAAGCTGCTGCCTCTCTGGTTGACACCAAACTCTGCCTTGGAGTGGTGCCAAAAACCAAG GTGGTCTATTTGGCCAGTGAGACGTTCCACTACAATGCCATCGACAGAGCAAAATCCAGGGGGAAGAAGTACGCACTAGAGAAAGTCCCCAAGGTGGGGCGACGCTTCCACAGAGTGGGCCTCCCACCCAAG GTGGGCtcatttcagctgtttgtggAGGGTTATCGTGAAGCTGACTACTGGCTGCGTCGCTTTGAGGCTGAACCGCTGCCAGagaacatcaggaagcagcTGCAGTCACAGTTTGAGCGGCTGGTGGTTTTGGACTATGTTATCAGAAACACAG ATCGAGGGAATGACAACTGGTTGATCAAGTACGAGACAccaggagaaggagagggacaAAAG GATACAGAATGGCCAGAGAACAGTCAGGACTCCTGCATCAAGATTGCAGCAATTGACAATGGCCTGGCCTTTCCCTTTAAACACCCGGATGAATGGAGAGCCT ACCCGTTCCACTGGGCATGGCTCCCTCAGGCCAAGGTGCCCTTCTCCCAGGAGACCAGAGACCTGGTGCTGTCCCGACTCTCTGACATGAACTTTGTCCAGGACCTCTGCGAGGACCTCTATGAGATGTTCAAG ACAGATAAAGGCTTTGACAAAACCATGTTTGAGAGACAAATGTCCGTTATGAGAGGACAG GTATTGAACCTGACCCAGGCATTGAAGGATGGGAAGAGCCCCCTCCAGTTGGTGCAGATGCCCCGGGTGGTAGTGGAGCGCAGCCGCTCAGGCGGCCAAGGTCGTGTGGTCACTCTGGGGAATGCATTTACACAAACCTTCCACTGCAAGCGGCCATTCTTTTCCTCCTGGTAG
- the LOC115787810 gene encoding cysteine-rich protein 1 — protein MVGYCPICGKPVYFGEKKRSLGRDYHPLCLKCQKCNRQLTAGQHAEYDEKPYCSYCYLKMFGPRGNR, from the exons ATGGTAGGCTACTGTCCGATCTGTGGGAAGCCTGTCTACTTTG GTGAAAAGAAGAGGTCTTTAGGGAGGGACTACCATCCTCTGTGTCTGAAGTGTCAGAAGTGTAACAGACAGCTCACAGCTGGACAACATGCTGAG TATGATGAGAAGCCATACTGTTCATACTGTTATCTGAAGATGTTTGGACCGAGAG GTAACAGGTAA